In Staphylococcus lloydii, the following proteins share a genomic window:
- a CDS encoding shikimate kinase: MESSITPIVLIGFMGTGKTTLGQYMSESNHLSFVDLDHYIVQQENKTIPEIFDAIGEQGFRQLEAKYLKDCLNHYDIISTGGGIIEGEDSHQLLKNVSNVIWLDCDINILYERIKNDQNRPNANNKTLSSLNDLYLTRVSRYNEIAFIKVSSDMTLNELQTTIIERLTSD, translated from the coding sequence ATGGAAAGCAGTATAACACCAATTGTTTTAATAGGCTTTATGGGTACAGGTAAAACAACTCTTGGCCAGTATATGTCTGAATCAAACCATCTTTCTTTTGTAGATTTAGATCATTATATCGTGCAACAAGAAAACAAAACGATACCCGAAATATTTGATGCGATAGGAGAACAAGGTTTTCGTCAACTAGAAGCTAAATACCTAAAAGACTGCTTAAATCATTACGATATTATTTCTACTGGTGGTGGCATTATAGAAGGCGAAGATTCTCATCAACTATTAAAAAATGTTAGTAACGTAATTTGGTTAGATTGCGATATTAATATTTTATACGAACGTATTAAAAATGATCAAAATCGTCCCAATGCTAACAATAAAACGCTTTCCTCACTAAATGACTTGTATTTAACTAGAGTTTCAAGATATAATGAAATCGCATTCATCAAAGTTAGCAGTGATATGACTTTAAATGAATTACAAACAACAATAATAGAACGCTTAACAAGCGATTGA
- the gcvT gene encoding glycine cleavage system aminomethyltransferase GcvT: MTNDLKKTPLYQTFVDSDAKIVEFGGWAMPVQFSSIKDEHIAVRTSVGIFDVSHMGEIQIKGNESAQFIQYILSNDTDQITTDKAQYTALCNENGGVIDDLITYKLNQDTFLLVVNAANTDKDFDWIKSHAKDFDVEVDNVSNQFGQLAVQGPEARKLVQQDVDFDLSSMKPFDVAHNVSYLGKTIMLSQSGYTGEDGFEIYCEAQDCVALWNHFIEHDVTPCGLGARDTLRLEAGLPLHGQDLSETITPYEGGIAFAAKPLIEADFIGKSVLKEQKENGSKRRTIGIEMIDKGIPRTGYEVLDLDGNQIGEVTSGTQSPQSGKSIGLAIINRDEFELGKELLVQVRKRQVKAKIVKKNQISK, from the coding sequence ATGACGAATGACTTAAAAAAAACACCACTTTATCAAACTTTTGTTGATAGTGATGCAAAAATAGTAGAGTTTGGTGGATGGGCGATGCCTGTACAATTTTCAAGCATTAAAGATGAGCATATTGCAGTAAGAACTTCTGTAGGTATTTTCGATGTCAGTCATATGGGGGAAATACAAATCAAAGGTAATGAAAGTGCACAATTTATACAATATATTTTATCTAATGATACAGACCAAATAACAACAGATAAAGCACAATATACTGCCTTATGTAATGAAAATGGTGGTGTCATCGATGATTTAATCACTTATAAACTTAATCAAGATACATTTTTATTAGTCGTTAACGCTGCGAATACTGACAAAGATTTTGATTGGATTAAATCACATGCTAAAGATTTTGATGTTGAAGTAGATAATGTTTCAAATCAATTTGGTCAACTAGCAGTACAAGGGCCTGAAGCTAGAAAATTAGTACAACAGGATGTAGATTTTGATCTTTCATCAATGAAACCTTTTGATGTCGCTCACAACGTTTCTTATTTAGGAAAAACGATTATGCTTTCTCAATCAGGCTATACGGGTGAAGATGGCTTTGAAATTTACTGTGAAGCACAAGATTGTGTTGCTTTGTGGAATCATTTTATCGAGCATGATGTCACACCATGTGGCTTAGGTGCACGAGATACATTACGTTTAGAAGCAGGTTTACCACTACATGGCCAAGATTTAAGCGAAACCATTACACCGTATGAAGGTGGCATAGCATTTGCAGCAAAACCACTTATTGAAGCTGATTTTATTGGAAAATCTGTTTTAAAAGAGCAAAAAGAAAATGGCTCAAAACGAAGAACAATTGGTATAGAAATGATTGATAAAGGTATTCCTCGTACCGGATACGAAGTATTAGATCTTGATGGCAATCAAATCGGTGAAGTTACTTCTGGAACACAATCGCCACAAAGTGGTAAATCTATTGGGTTAGCAATAATTAACAGAGATGAATTCGAATTAGGAAAAGAATTATTAGTACAAGTTCGTAAACGTCAAGTTAAAGCAAAAATTGTCAAAAAAAATCAAATTTCTAAATAA
- a CDS encoding ComGF family competence protein has protein sequence MIEMMLSMLIMLTLVQLIPFLLKTILIFNTSITSIADIELEFFLRDMIKDYKETKKVTVINHNIIKFQRGDKAYYYKFKNNKIIKEVNNSGNITMLYNVMTFNVTELNNDNFLLDIKLQDKGETIEKTLYF, from the coding sequence ATGATTGAAATGATGTTATCTATGTTAATTATGTTAACACTCGTTCAATTAATACCATTTTTGTTAAAGACAATACTTATATTTAATACTAGCATAACAAGTATTGCAGACATTGAATTAGAGTTTTTCCTTAGAGACATGATAAAAGATTATAAGGAAACTAAGAAAGTTACTGTAATAAACCATAATATTATTAAATTTCAAAGGGGAGATAAGGCATACTATTACAAGTTCAAGAATAATAAAATTATAAAAGAAGTTAATAACAGCGGTAATATAACTATGCTATATAATGTTATGACATTTAACGTGACCGAATTAAACAACGATAATTTCCTACTAGATATTAAACTCCAAGACAAAGGTGAAACAATTGAGAAAACATTGTATTTTTAA
- the gcvPB gene encoding aminomethyl-transferring glycine dehydrogenase subunit GcvPB yields the protein MVVSKSTPLIFERSKKDRYAYTLPKKEIDSNAVEQLLDDKFIRKDKAEFPEVSELDLVRHYTELSNKNFGVDSGFYPLGSCTMKYNPKINEKVARIPGFAEAHPLQEESQVQGSLEIIYNLQEELKEITGMDEVTLQPAAGAHGEWTALMIFKAYHLKNNEGHRDEVIVPDSAHGTNPASAAFAGFKAVTVKSNERGEVDVEDLKRVVNENTAAIMLTNPNTLGIFEQNIIEIRNIVHEAGGLLYYDGANLNAIMDKVRPGDMGFDAVHLNLHKTFTGPHGGGGPGSGPIGVKKELASFLPKPMVVKENNTFKYDNDIKNSIGRVKPFYGNFGIYLRAYTYIRTMGNIGLEEVSEAAVLNANYIKARLSKHFAIPYEQYCKHEFVLSGSKQKEHGVRTLDMAKRLLDFGVHPPTIYFPLNVDEGMMIEPTETESKETLDYFCDSMIQIAEEVENNPDIVLEAPHTTIIDRLDETKAARKPVLKFERLAEEK from the coding sequence ATGGTAGTAAGTAAATCAACTCCATTAATATTTGAACGCTCTAAAAAAGATCGCTATGCATATACATTACCTAAAAAAGAAATAGACAGTAATGCTGTTGAACAGTTACTCGATGATAAATTTATTCGTAAAGACAAAGCTGAATTTCCGGAAGTATCTGAATTAGATCTAGTTCGTCATTATACAGAACTATCAAATAAAAACTTTGGTGTAGATTCTGGATTTTATCCTCTTGGTTCTTGTACGATGAAATATAATCCAAAAATCAATGAAAAAGTGGCGCGCATTCCTGGATTTGCTGAGGCACATCCATTGCAAGAGGAATCACAAGTCCAAGGCTCTTTAGAAATAATTTACAACTTACAAGAAGAATTAAAAGAGATTACTGGTATGGATGAAGTAACCTTACAGCCAGCTGCTGGTGCCCATGGAGAATGGACTGCGTTAATGATTTTCAAAGCATACCATTTAAAAAATAATGAAGGTCATAGAGACGAAGTTATTGTTCCTGATTCAGCTCATGGTACAAACCCAGCATCTGCGGCGTTTGCTGGTTTCAAAGCTGTAACAGTTAAATCTAATGAACGTGGAGAAGTCGACGTAGAAGACTTAAAACGCGTTGTAAATGAAAATACGGCTGCAATTATGTTAACCAACCCAAATACGCTAGGAATTTTCGAACAAAACATAATAGAAATTAGAAACATTGTGCATGAAGCAGGTGGCTTATTGTATTATGACGGTGCAAATTTAAACGCTATTATGGATAAAGTAAGACCTGGTGATATGGGGTTTGACGCTGTACATTTAAACTTACACAAAACATTTACAGGACCACATGGCGGTGGCGGTCCGGGCTCAGGACCTATAGGGGTTAAAAAAGAATTAGCCAGCTTTTTACCTAAACCAATGGTCGTTAAAGAAAATAATACTTTCAAATACGATAATGATATTAAAAATTCTATCGGTCGAGTTAAACCATTTTATGGTAACTTTGGTATTTATTTAAGAGCGTATACCTATATTAGAACAATGGGTAATATTGGTTTAGAAGAAGTTTCAGAAGCTGCCGTTCTAAATGCTAACTATATTAAAGCACGTCTTAGTAAGCACTTTGCAATTCCTTACGAACAATATTGTAAACATGAATTCGTCTTAAGTGGTTCTAAGCAAAAAGAACATGGTGTACGTACTTTAGATATGGCTAAAAGGTTGTTAGACTTTGGTGTACATCCACCAACAATATACTTCCCATTAAATGTCGATGAAGGCATGATGATTGAACCAACAGAAACAGAATCTAAAGAAACATTAGATTATTTCTGTGACTCAATGATACAAATTGCAGAAGAAGTTGAAAATAATCCAGACATTGTGTTGGAAGCACCACACACTACAATTATTGATCGTCTAGATGAAACTAAAGCTGCACGTAAGCCAGTACTTAAATTCGAACGCTTAGCAGAAGAAAAATAA
- the gcvPA gene encoding aminomethyl-transferring glycine dehydrogenase subunit GcvPA, with product MSHRYIPLTEQDKQEMLDVIGAKSIDELFGDVPKDILLNRELKIDDGESETSLFKKLNGIAKKNVTKETHTSFLGAGVYDHYAPAVVDAMISRSEFYTAYTPYQPEISQGELQAIFEFQTLICELTGMDIANSSMYDGITSFAEACILAFSQTKKNKIVVSKGLHYQALQVLKTYIQTRAEFELVEIDLDGTITDLAKLEEAIDDDTAAVAVQYPNFYGSIEDLEKIQSLINDKKALFIVYTNPISLGLLTPPGDFGADIVVGDTQPFGIPAQFGGPHCGFFATTKKLMRKTPGRLVGQTEDEEGNRGFVLTLQAREQHIRRDKATSNICSNQALNALASSICMSALGKQGLQDIAIRNFENANYAKDQFKNNGFTILEGTSFNEFVVKFDQPIANINAKLVDEGFIGGFDLKEVDEELEQHMLVAVTELRTKAEIDTFVEKAGEINGSK from the coding sequence GTGAGTCATCGTTATATTCCATTAACCGAACAAGATAAACAAGAAATGCTTGATGTCATTGGCGCAAAGTCTATAGATGAACTTTTTGGTGATGTACCAAAAGATATATTATTAAATAGAGAGTTAAAAATTGACGATGGGGAGTCAGAAACTTCTTTATTTAAAAAATTAAATGGCATTGCTAAAAAGAATGTTACTAAAGAAACACATACTTCTTTTTTAGGTGCTGGTGTATATGATCATTATGCTCCTGCAGTCGTAGATGCAATGATTTCTAGATCAGAATTCTATACAGCTTACACACCATACCAACCAGAAATCTCTCAAGGGGAATTACAAGCAATATTCGAATTTCAAACATTAATTTGTGAATTAACTGGTATGGATATCGCTAACTCTTCAATGTACGATGGTATAACTAGTTTTGCAGAAGCTTGTATTTTAGCATTTAGCCAAACTAAAAAGAATAAAATCGTAGTATCCAAAGGATTACACTATCAAGCACTTCAAGTATTAAAAACATATATTCAAACACGTGCCGAATTTGAGCTAGTGGAAATTGATTTAGATGGCACAATAACGGATTTAGCTAAATTAGAAGAAGCAATTGATGATGACACTGCTGCAGTTGCAGTTCAATATCCAAATTTTTACGGCTCTATTGAAGATTTAGAAAAAATCCAATCCTTAATCAATGATAAAAAAGCATTATTTATCGTTTACACAAATCCAATTTCTCTTGGCTTATTAACGCCACCTGGTGATTTTGGTGCTGACATTGTAGTAGGAGACACTCAACCATTTGGCATACCTGCACAATTTGGAGGTCCTCATTGTGGTTTCTTTGCAACGACTAAGAAATTAATGCGTAAAACACCAGGTCGTTTAGTAGGGCAAACTGAAGATGAAGAAGGTAATCGTGGATTTGTATTAACTCTACAAGCACGTGAACAGCATATTAGACGTGACAAAGCTACTTCTAACATCTGTTCAAACCAAGCACTCAATGCATTGGCGTCATCAATATGTATGTCAGCTTTAGGTAAACAAGGTTTACAAGATATTGCAATTAGAAATTTTGAAAATGCAAATTATGCTAAAGATCAATTTAAGAATAATGGTTTTACCATTTTAGAAGGTACATCATTTAATGAATTTGTCGTTAAATTTGATCAACCTATTGCTAATATCAATGCTAAATTAGTTGATGAAGGTTTTATAGGAGGCTTTGATTTAAAAGAAGTTGACGAAGAACTAGAGCAACATATGTTAGTAGCAGTAACTGAATTAAGAACTAAAGCTGAGATAGATACATTTGTTGAGAAAGCAGGTGAAATCAATGGTAGTAAGTAA
- the comGC gene encoding competence type IV pilus major pilin ComGC → MKKIKHFKAFTLIEMLLVLLIISLLLVLIIPNISKQSKHIQSTGCKAQLKLIDSQIQAYTLKFGQPPNTIDNLVSEGFIKDDQKSCKNGQTIAINNGEAVAS, encoded by the coding sequence ATGAAAAAAATAAAACATTTCAAGGCATTTACTTTAATAGAAATGCTTTTAGTATTACTTATAATTAGTCTTCTATTGGTATTAATAATTCCTAACATTTCAAAACAATCTAAACATATACAATCCACAGGCTGTAAAGCACAGTTAAAACTTATAGACAGTCAAATACAGGCTTATACATTGAAATTTGGCCAGCCTCCAAATACGATAGATAATTTAGTAAGTGAGGGATTCATAAAAGATGATCAAAAGTCATGTAAAAATGGCCAAACAATAGCAATTAATAACGGTGAGGCTGTTGCAAGCTAA
- a CDS encoding rhodanese-like domain-containing protein: MSNFWFIALALIIIIIAYMLINQLINKRAVTELNQNDFHDGLRKAQVIDVREKVDYEYGHIVGARNIPITMFKQRFQGLRKDQPIYLCDANGIASYRAARILKKNGYTDIYMLKGGYKKWSGKIKSKK; this comes from the coding sequence ATGAGTAACTTTTGGTTTATAGCTTTAGCATTAATTATTATTATCATCGCTTATATGTTAATCAACCAATTAATCAATAAAAGAGCAGTTACAGAACTAAATCAAAATGATTTTCATGACGGTTTAAGAAAAGCTCAAGTTATTGATGTAAGAGAAAAAGTTGATTATGAATATGGGCATATTGTTGGAGCTCGCAACATACCTATTACAATGTTTAAACAAAGATTTCAAGGTTTAAGAAAAGACCAACCTATTTACCTTTGTGATGCCAATGGAATAGCAAGTTATCGTGCCGCACGAATCTTGAAAAAGAATGGCTACACTGACATCTATATGTTAAAAGGTGGCTATAAAAAATGGTCAGGCAAAATTAAATCAAAAAAATAA
- the comGD gene encoding competence type IV pilus minor pilin ComGD: protein MRLLQAKPAFSYLELIIVMLILTTMLYLQFNNKIQSSSFYTEENQIKQLITEIQYLKSKAIKEEQSIVLIFRPHHNSIKIIDKQQNQYPPLSIKNGSIHPYTNLKYITFDKDGHNHQFGSLYIKLNNTIYKIIFHIEKGRIRYEKL from the coding sequence GTGAGGCTGTTGCAAGCTAAACCTGCTTTTTCTTATTTAGAATTAATAATTGTTATGCTTATTTTGACTACCATGCTCTATTTGCAATTTAATAATAAAATACAATCCTCTTCTTTTTATACGGAGGAAAATCAAATCAAACAGTTAATTACAGAAATTCAGTATTTAAAATCTAAAGCAATTAAAGAGGAACAATCAATAGTATTAATATTTCGGCCACATCATAATTCAATAAAAATTATCGATAAGCAACAAAACCAATACCCTCCATTATCAATAAAAAATGGCAGTATTCATCCTTATACAAACCTAAAATATATTACTTTTGATAAAGATGGTCATAATCATCAATTCGGTTCTCTATATATCAAACTAAATAATACAATTTATAAAATTATATTTCATATTGAAAAAGGAAGAATCCGTTATGAAAAATTATAA